In one window of Bos mutus isolate GX-2022 chromosome 13, NWIPB_WYAK_1.1, whole genome shotgun sequence DNA:
- the SALL4 gene encoding LOW QUALITY PROTEIN: sal-like protein 4 (The sequence of the model RefSeq protein was modified relative to this genomic sequence to represent the inferred CDS: deleted 1 base in 1 codon) yields MGRGLKSSGLGAPRDTSAPMNYLGGRGNDELNGDGAGIKRPRREETHVCEKCCAEFFSFSEFLDHKKNCTKTPPVLILKDSEGPMSSEDLSGTVLSPQPPSPGRREGHRDKGSGGGAPGDLREKPGAESVLYLKTEAALPPAPQDISYLPKGKVANTNVTLQALRGTKVAVNQRSADVPPAPVPGAGSLPWVLEQILCLQQQQLQQIQLTEQIRVQVNMWASHALHAGHAADSLKTLGGHVSQQVSAAVALLSQKAGSAGLPLDALKPAKLPHANVPSAGGSASPGLPPFALKPDATRVLPGVLSRLPGALLPQAQGSVLFQSPFSAVALDPSKKGKGKPPSVSPVEVKLKDEALCRHKCKYCSKVFGTDSSLQIHLRSHTGERPFVCSVCGHRFTTKGNLKVHFHRHPQVKANPQLFADFHDKTAVGGGLPFALAAPSPLEEAGLSLDSKPALAAGTPSVVGLAQNLPSGPHPKDVAGGPLPGDLQPGPSPESEDGSILPGVGPTHPSPRVGGFPGGGPPEPGSETLKLQRLVENIDKATTDPNECLICHRVLSCQSSLKMHYRTHTGERPFPCKVCGRAFSTKGNLKTHLGVHRTSASVKTQHSCPICQKKFTNAVLLQQHIRMHMGGQIPNTPLPESPCEFAGPEPSAAGENGSPGAPAHDGVMEAIDVDEACPQEAAPSSSSRVLGPLAGVLAASPTPGLATAASLDAPVKAGLAALVLQRQGSRENGSVESDGLTNDDASSVMGDPECASRSPDVLESTSFQAVSPAHSQAESVKSKSPDADGKGDGSESSRTEMEGRSSVPSTFIRAQPTYVKVEVPGGFVGPTTMSPGMTPLLAAQPRRQAKQHGCTRCGKNFSSASALQIHERTHTGEKPFVCNICGRAFTTKGNLKVHYMTHGANNSSARRGRKLAIENTMALLGTDGKRVPEMFPKEIVAPSVSVDPVVWSQYATMLNGGLAMKTNEISVIQSGGVPTLPVSLGASSVVNNTAASKIDGSQSAAGAEVEKPGTADNVPKHQFPHLLEENKIAVS; encoded by the exons ATGGGCCGGGGGTTGAAGAGCTCTGGGCTGGGCGCTCCTCGGGACACCA GTGCTCCAATGAACTATCTTGGTGGCCGCGGCAACGACGAGCTGAATGGGGATGGAGCAGGGATAAAACGGCCCCGGCGGGAGGAGACCCACGTTTGCGAGAAATGCTGTGCGGAGTTCTTCAGCTTCTCGGAGTTCTTGGACCATAAGAAAAATTGCACTAAAACGCCCCCCGTGCTCATCTTGAAGGACAGTGAGGGGCCGATGTCATCCGAAGACTTGTCAGGGACTGTGCTCAGCCCGCAGCCGCCGAGCCCGGGCCGGAGGGAGGGCCACCGGGACAAGGGCAGCGGCGGAGGGGCCCCCGGGGACTTGAGGGAAAAGCCGGGGGCGGAGTCCGTCCTGTATCTGAAGACGGAGGCCGCCCTGCCGCCCGCGCCGCAGGACATAAGCTACTTACCCAAAGGCAAGGTGGCCAACACCAATGTCACGCTTCAGGCGCTGCGCGGCACCAAGGTGGCGGTGAACCAGCGCAGCGCCGACGTGCCTCCGGCGCCCGTGCCCGGCGCCGGCAGCCTGCCCTGGGTCCTCGAGCAGATCCTGtgcctccagcagcagcagctgcagcagatcCAGCTCACGGAGCAGATCCGGGTGCAGGTGAACATGTGGGCCTCGCACGCCCTCCACGCCGGGCACGCGGCCGACTCGCTGAAGACGCTCGGGGGCCACGTGTCGCAGCAGGTGTCGGCGGCCGTGGCCCTGCTCAGCCAGAAGGCGGGGAGCGCCGGGCTGCCCCTGGACGCTCTGAAGCCCGCCAAGCTACCTCACGCCAACGTCCCTTCCGCCGGCGGCTCCGCCTCCCCGGGGCTGCCGCCCTTCGCGCTGAAGCCGGACGCCACCCGGGTGCTCCCCGGCGTCCTGTCGCGCCTCCCTGGGGCGCTGCTCCCCCAGGCCCAGGGCTCTGTGCTCTTCCAGAGCCCCTTCTCCGCGGTGGCCTTAGACCCGTCCAAGAAAGGCAAAGGGAAGCCACCGAGTGTCTCCCCGGTGGAGGTCAAACTCAAGGACGAGGCTCTCTGCCGGCACAAGTGTAAGTACTGTAGCAAGGTTTTTGGGACTGATAGCTCCTTGCAGATCCACCTCCGCTCCCACACCGGAGAGAGACCCTTCGTGTGCTCCGTGTGCGGCCACCGCTTCACCACCAAGGGCAACCTCAAGGTGCACTTCCACCGGCATCCCCAGGTGAAGGCAAACCCCCAGCTGTTTGCCGACTTCCACGACAAGACGGCGGTGGGCGGCGGCCTTCCCTTCGCGCTGGCC GCCCCGTCCCCGCTCGAGGAAGCCGGGCTCTCCCTAGACAGCAAACCCGCGCTCGCGGCGGGGACCCCCAGTGTCGTAGGGCTAGCTCAGAATCTCCCCTCGGGGCCTCACCCCAAGGATGTCGCGGGGGGCCCGTTGCCCGGCGACCTGCAGCCCGGGCCGTCTCCGGAAAGCGAGGATGGCTCCATCCTGCCTGGGGTGGGGCCGACCCATCCCTCCCCCAGGGTcggaggcttcccagggggtgggCCGCCGGAGCCGGGGTCGGAGACCCTGAAGCTGCAGCGGCTGGTGGAGAACATAGACAAGGCCACCACCGACCCCAATGAGTGTCTCATCTGCCACCGCGTCCTCAGCTGCCAGAGCTCACTCAAGATGCACTACCGCACGCACACCGGGGAGAGGCCTTTCCCGTGCAAGGTCTGCGGCCGCGCCTTCTCCACCAAAGGCAACCTGAAGACGCACCTGGGGGTGCACCGCACCAGCGCGTCGGTGAAGACGCAGCACTCCTGCCCGATCTGCCAGAAGAAGTTCACCAACGCGGTTCTGCTGCAGCAGCACATCCGCATGCACATGGGCGGCCAGATCCCCAACACGCCTCTGCCCGAGAGCCCCTGCGAGTTCGCGGGCCCCGAGCCCTCAGCGGCTGGGGAGAATGGCAGCCCCGGCGCGCCCGCTCACGACGGGGTCATGGAAGCCATCGACGTAGACGAAGCCTGCCCCCAGGAGGCCGCCCCCAGCAGCTCCTCGAGGGTCCTCGGGCCCCTCGCCGGCGTCCTCGCGGCGTCCCCTACCCCGGGGCTGGCCACGGCGGCTTCGCTGGACGCCCCGGTGAAGGCGGGGCTCGCTGCGCTCGTCCTGCAGCGGCAGGGCAGCCGAGAAAACGGGTCCGTGGAGAGTGACGGCCTGACCAATGACGACGCCTCCTCGGTGATGGGCGACCCCGAGTGCGCCAGCCGAAGCCCAGACGTCCTAGAGAGCACGTCCTTCCAGGCGGTCTCGCCGGCCCATAGCCAGGCGGAGAGCGTCAAGTCCAAGTCTCCAGACGCCGACGGCAAAGGGGACGGCTCCGAGAGCAGCCGCACTGAGATGGAAG GTCGGAGCAGCGTTCCATCCACATTTATCCGAGCCCAGCCAACCTATGTCAAAGTTGAAGTTCCCGGTGGGTTTGTGGGTCCCACGACCATGTCCCCAGGTATGACGCCTCTGTTGGCGGCCCAGCCCCGACGACAGGCCAAGCAGCACGGCTGCACGAGGTGCGGGAAGAACTTCTCGTCGGCCAGCGCGCTGCAGATCCACGAGCGGACTCACACCGGTGAGAAGCCCTTTGTGTGCAACATCTGTGGGCGCGCTTTCACCACCAAAGGCAACTTGAAG GTCCATTACATGACACACGGGGCCAACAATAGCTCGGCACGCCGTGGTAGGAAGCTGGCCATCGAGAACACCATGGCTCTGTTAGGAACGGACGGAAAGAGGGTCCCCGAGATGTTTCCCAAGGAGATCGTGGCCCCTTCGGTGAGCGTGGACCCCGTCGTGTGGAGCCAGTACGCCACCATGCTCAACGGTGGTCTGGCCATGAAGACCAACGAGATCTCCGTAATTCAGAGTGGTGGCGTCCCCACCCTCCCGGTGTCCCTGGGGGCCAGCTCCGTGGTGAATAACACGGCCGCCTCCAAGATCGACGGCTCCCAGTCTGCCGCCGGGGCCGAGGTGGAGAAGCCAGGGACGGCCGACAACGTCCCCAAACACCAGTTCCCGCAcctcctggaagaaaacaagaTCGCAGTCAGCTAA